One region of Burkholderia pyrrocinia genomic DNA includes:
- a CDS encoding amino acid adenylation domain-containing protein, which produces MSELNLNALSTSGQYQEHVAFWGDALGRIDEDFRLQQAWQAYALPLGPAPELTFELDGDAAAVLEKLAAGNELGAFVVLLAALFRVLGRYNGAAGLFLDTPRLISGPASGPADPVPLLDAIEPGPTVRAYLNQVRDRVQRSYSYQDFPITALAHKLHGERHTTNVGVRFDGLHEAWASADYDLSIEIRHRERYEIVLTGRPTVFTLHYLQHVARHLRNVLAGFGALDAALDTVSLLDDDERARLRSHAAPVAVPGTFLEQFAQRVAATPDGIAVVTADASLTYAELDDQASRLASFLLAEYAIERGDVVGVVADRSERWIVGMLGALKAGAVYLPLDPEFPRERLRFMIEDAKVKALLTHSEHLPLLADFWAIPMFALDFQLDTLAPASAAAQVEVRPDDAAYIIYTSGSTGVPKGVVLEHAGLLNMAQYHVDAFGFDAADRFVQFYSPGFDGSIMEIFVTLLAGARLVLAKPAVIRDVPRFVEYIAQQGVTTLNATPAYLAALDWNALGTVKRVISAGDSARAADLRELARTRTCHNSYGPTEATVCVADYVVDPATAYGARLPVGRPIHNTHLYLLDEHGALAPEGCTGEICVSGIALARGYVGRDDLTAAAFVDHPFDAGERLYRTGDLGVWLPDGNLEVTGRRDTQVKIRGYRIEMGEIEAALRQHADVADAIVFVREDAPQHKQLVACVATATASVASLREHLKERLPEFMVPASIVTLERLPLTPNGKPDRKALAALELAPVPSETAYAAPTNDVEARLGKIWSEVLGREPIGVHDNFFELGGDSILIIQVMSLAQQIGLKFTADQFFAHPTIAELAQVAVEAPSIRIAQEPVVGPAPLTPIQHWFFAQDVADPHHYNQSTMIEVPASLRPDVIERALAAVATHHDALRLSFERVAGAWQQSHAAPPLAIPLGITSLAGAAPAARQAEMLATATRMQESFTLSVAPLLRAHLFRFGPDEPQRLLVVAHHLVIDGVSWRILFEDLYTACRQLEAGEAVQLPARTTAWRDWSTRLSELGATALDGLDYWLRENADEHACFDDMPVGTVAEAGTSVIEFDAQQTLALLQDVPRTFNTQINEVLLTALLLAFGDWTGNASLVVDLEGHGREDLFDGVDTSRTIGWFTAHYPVFLNAGDATVAVEALRHVKEQLRAVPMRGLGYGIARYLGNDAGIAAALERQPPAPVRFNYLGQVDRVLADDTGWKPVLDFQSPEHSPRARRGHLFEIDGMVFDGRLRLTWHYNREACAPGVIEQLTQCYRSRLLSIVAAGGDGPRGLSPSDFPAARISQEALDALVSRIKS; this is translated from the coding sequence TTGTCAGAACTGAATCTCAACGCGCTCTCGACCAGCGGGCAATACCAGGAACACGTGGCGTTCTGGGGCGACGCGCTCGGTCGCATCGACGAAGACTTCCGCCTTCAGCAGGCGTGGCAGGCGTATGCGCTGCCGCTCGGCCCCGCGCCGGAACTGACGTTCGAGCTCGACGGCGACGCGGCGGCGGTGCTGGAGAAGCTCGCCGCCGGCAACGAGCTGGGCGCGTTCGTCGTGCTGCTGGCGGCGCTGTTCCGTGTGCTGGGGCGCTACAACGGCGCGGCCGGCCTGTTCCTGGATACGCCGCGCCTGATCTCCGGACCCGCGAGCGGCCCCGCCGATCCCGTCCCGCTGCTCGACGCCATCGAGCCCGGCCCGACGGTTCGCGCGTATCTGAACCAGGTGCGCGACAGGGTGCAGCGCAGCTATTCGTATCAGGATTTTCCGATCACCGCCCTCGCGCACAAGCTGCATGGCGAACGGCACACGACCAACGTCGGCGTGCGCTTCGACGGTCTGCACGAAGCCTGGGCGTCGGCCGACTACGACCTGTCGATCGAGATCCGCCATCGCGAGCGCTACGAGATCGTGCTGACGGGCCGGCCGACGGTGTTCACGCTGCATTATCTCCAGCATGTCGCGCGACACCTGCGCAACGTGCTGGCCGGCTTCGGCGCGCTGGACGCTGCGCTCGACACCGTCTCGCTGCTCGACGACGACGAACGCGCGCGCCTTCGTTCGCATGCGGCGCCCGTCGCGGTACCTGGAACCTTCCTGGAGCAGTTCGCGCAACGGGTCGCGGCCACGCCGGACGGCATCGCCGTGGTGACCGCCGATGCATCGCTGACCTACGCCGAACTGGACGACCAGGCGTCCCGGCTGGCGAGCTTCCTGCTCGCGGAATACGCGATCGAACGCGGCGACGTGGTGGGCGTGGTGGCCGACCGTTCCGAGCGCTGGATCGTCGGCATGCTCGGCGCCCTCAAGGCGGGCGCGGTGTATCTGCCGCTCGACCCGGAGTTTCCGCGGGAGCGGCTGCGCTTCATGATCGAGGACGCGAAGGTCAAGGCGCTGCTGACGCACTCGGAACACCTGCCGTTGCTCGCCGATTTCTGGGCGATCCCGATGTTCGCCCTCGACTTCCAGCTCGACACGCTGGCGCCTGCATCGGCGGCGGCGCAGGTCGAGGTCCGCCCGGACGATGCGGCGTACATCATCTACACGTCCGGCTCCACGGGCGTGCCCAAGGGCGTCGTGCTCGAACACGCAGGGCTCCTGAACATGGCGCAGTACCATGTGGACGCCTTCGGTTTCGATGCCGCCGACCGGTTCGTCCAGTTCTACTCGCCGGGCTTCGACGGCTCGATCATGGAGATTTTCGTCACGCTGCTCGCGGGCGCGCGCCTGGTGCTGGCGAAGCCCGCCGTGATCCGCGACGTGCCGCGTTTCGTCGAATATATCGCGCAGCAGGGCGTCACCACCCTCAACGCGACGCCCGCCTATCTCGCCGCGCTCGACTGGAACGCGCTCGGCACCGTGAAACGCGTCATCAGCGCGGGCGACAGCGCCCGCGCGGCGGATCTGCGCGAGCTGGCCCGGACCCGCACGTGCCACAACTCGTACGGCCCCACCGAGGCAACCGTGTGCGTCGCGGACTACGTGGTCGACCCGGCAACCGCCTACGGCGCCCGCCTGCCGGTAGGCCGCCCGATCCACAACACGCACCTGTACCTGCTCGACGAGCACGGGGCGCTGGCCCCCGAGGGCTGCACGGGCGAGATCTGCGTGTCCGGCATCGCACTGGCGCGCGGCTATGTCGGCCGGGACGACCTGACGGCCGCCGCTTTCGTCGACCACCCGTTCGACGCGGGCGAGCGCCTTTATCGCACCGGCGACCTCGGTGTCTGGCTGCCGGACGGCAACCTGGAAGTCACCGGGCGCCGCGACACGCAGGTGAAGATTCGCGGCTATCGCATCGAGATGGGCGAAATCGAAGCGGCGCTCCGGCAGCACGCCGACGTCGCCGACGCGATCGTGTTCGTGCGCGAGGACGCGCCGCAACACAAGCAACTGGTGGCCTGCGTCGCGACGGCGACGGCCAGCGTCGCCAGCCTGCGGGAACACCTGAAGGAACGTCTGCCCGAGTTCATGGTGCCGGCGTCGATCGTGACGCTCGAACGCCTGCCGCTGACGCCGAACGGCAAGCCCGACCGCAAGGCGCTCGCCGCGCTGGAACTGGCGCCCGTGCCGAGCGAAACCGCGTACGCCGCGCCGACCAATGACGTCGAAGCGCGCCTGGGCAAGATCTGGTCCGAGGTGCTGGGCCGCGAGCCGATCGGCGTGCACGACAATTTCTTCGAACTGGGCGGCGACTCGATCCTGATCATCCAGGTGATGTCGCTGGCCCAGCAAATCGGCCTCAAATTCACCGCCGACCAGTTTTTCGCGCATCCGACCATCGCCGAGCTGGCGCAGGTTGCGGTGGAGGCGCCGTCGATCCGGATTGCGCAGGAGCCGGTGGTCGGCCCCGCGCCGCTGACGCCGATCCAGCATTGGTTCTTCGCGCAGGACGTGGCGGATCCGCACCACTACAACCAGTCGACGATGATCGAGGTGCCCGCGTCGCTGCGGCCGGACGTGATCGAGCGCGCGCTGGCGGCCGTCGCGACGCATCACGACGCGCTGCGGCTGAGTTTCGAGCGCGTCGCCGGGGCGTGGCAGCAATCGCATGCGGCGCCGCCGCTGGCGATTCCGCTCGGCATCACGTCGCTGGCGGGCGCGGCGCCCGCCGCACGGCAGGCCGAGATGCTCGCGACCGCCACCCGCATGCAGGAGAGCTTCACGTTGTCCGTGGCGCCGCTGCTGCGCGCCCACCTGTTCCGGTTCGGTCCCGACGAACCGCAGCGCCTGCTCGTCGTGGCGCACCATCTGGTGATCGACGGCGTCTCGTGGCGCATCCTGTTCGAAGACCTGTACACCGCGTGTCGCCAGCTCGAAGCGGGCGAAGCGGTGCAGCTCCCGGCCAGGACGACGGCCTGGCGCGACTGGTCGACGCGCCTGTCCGAACTCGGCGCGACCGCGCTCGACGGGCTGGACTACTGGCTCCGGGAGAACGCCGACGAGCACGCGTGCTTCGACGACATGCCGGTCGGCACCGTCGCCGAGGCCGGCACGTCGGTCATCGAGTTCGACGCGCAGCAAACGCTCGCGCTGTTGCAGGACGTGCCGCGCACGTTCAATACCCAGATCAACGAAGTCCTGCTGACGGCCCTGCTGCTCGCGTTCGGCGACTGGACCGGCAACGCGTCGCTGGTCGTCGATCTCGAAGGCCACGGCCGCGAGGACCTCTTCGACGGCGTCGATACATCACGCACGATCGGCTGGTTCACCGCGCACTATCCGGTGTTCCTGAACGCCGGCGACGCCACCGTGGCGGTCGAGGCGCTGCGCCACGTCAAGGAGCAGCTGCGCGCGGTGCCGATGCGCGGGCTCGGCTACGGCATCGCCCGCTACCTCGGCAACGACGCCGGCATCGCGGCGGCGCTGGAACGGCAGCCGCCGGCGCCGGTGCGCTTCAACTATCTCGGCCAGGTCGATCGCGTGCTGGCCGACGACACGGGCTGGAAGCCGGTGCTCGACTTCCAGAGCCCCGAGCACAGCCCGCGCGCGCGTCGCGGCCATCTGTTCGAGATCGACGGGATGGTGTTCGACGGGCGTCTGCGCCTGACCTGGCACTACAACCGCGAGGCCTGCGCACCCGGCGTCATCGAGCAGCTGACGCAGTGCTACCGCAGCCGTCTGCTGTCGATCGTCGCGGCCGGCGGCGACGGCCCGCGCGGGCTGAGCCCGTCGGATTTTCCGGCCGCGCGCATCAGCCAGGAAGCGTTGGACGCCCTTGTCTCAAGGATCAAATCGTGA
- a CDS encoding MBL fold metallo-hydrolase has translation MTISSSTQVYLRQNIQFEPLINGWYAWFHTLPPLTAALNVAERFLPLMKSYAASPMMHAAACKDPAMRGGPFLDLGGKRVDEIRALIEQTTRRATLQLELAKAYKAFSTLLLEQAKGMASDPLYPEIPEVLKGYVEIYYDLNHNPSFRVFESLLYASPLYARDAQSIALSAIEENTPRPFILSTPRLSDERTLFSNMAFDDRALDALFRMRDTPGSYAKIVDLMRVEEKDEPLFRSFFVEQAPAPKPDRSFDGDDIRIRYYGHACLLVQSRGVSILIDPVISYGYDTALPRYTFADLPDQIDYVLITHSHHDHIVLETLLQLRHKVKTVVVGRNLDGFPQDPSLELALRKLGFDDVREVRDAQEIKLPNGAITAIPFLGEHNDLAIQSKQSFMIRFGTRSVLCIADSCNLDPRLYEHVFRLAGKPDTLFVGMETEGAPPSWVYGPLFPDALPRDIDRSRRARGCQFGEAAALVDDFAFNAAYVYAMGQEPWLNHLLDNTFDENSPSHIQSTQFVAHCKAKGIASEILYATREIVLCQN, from the coding sequence TTGACCATTTCGTCCAGCACGCAGGTCTACCTGCGACAAAACATCCAGTTCGAACCGCTGATCAACGGCTGGTACGCGTGGTTTCACACGCTTCCGCCGTTGACCGCCGCCCTCAACGTGGCCGAGCGGTTCCTGCCGCTGATGAAGTCCTATGCCGCATCGCCGATGATGCATGCGGCGGCCTGCAAGGATCCGGCGATGCGCGGCGGCCCGTTCCTCGACCTGGGCGGCAAGCGCGTCGACGAAATCCGCGCGCTGATCGAGCAGACCACCCGGCGCGCGACCCTGCAGCTGGAACTGGCGAAGGCCTACAAGGCGTTCTCCACGCTGCTGCTGGAACAGGCCAAGGGGATGGCTTCGGACCCGCTCTACCCCGAGATTCCGGAGGTGTTGAAAGGCTATGTCGAGATCTACTACGACCTGAACCACAACCCGTCCTTCCGGGTGTTCGAAAGCCTGCTGTACGCGAGCCCGCTCTATGCGCGCGATGCGCAGAGCATCGCGCTGTCGGCGATCGAGGAGAACACGCCGCGGCCATTCATTCTCAGCACGCCCCGGCTCAGCGACGAGCGCACGCTGTTCAGCAACATGGCCTTCGACGATCGCGCACTCGACGCGCTGTTCCGCATGCGCGACACGCCCGGCAGCTACGCGAAAATCGTCGATCTGATGCGCGTGGAGGAGAAGGACGAGCCGCTGTTCCGCTCGTTCTTCGTCGAACAGGCGCCGGCACCGAAACCGGATCGTTCGTTCGACGGCGACGACATCCGCATCCGCTACTACGGCCACGCGTGCCTGCTGGTCCAGAGCCGGGGCGTGAGCATCCTGATCGATCCGGTGATCAGCTACGGCTACGACACCGCGCTGCCGCGCTATACGTTCGCCGACCTGCCGGACCAGATCGACTACGTGCTGATCACGCACAGCCATCACGATCACATCGTGCTCGAAACGCTGCTGCAGCTTCGCCACAAGGTCAAGACCGTGGTGGTCGGCAGGAACCTCGACGGCTTTCCGCAAGATCCGTCGCTGGAACTGGCCTTGCGCAAGCTCGGCTTCGACGACGTGCGGGAAGTTCGGGATGCTCAGGAAATCAAGTTGCCCAACGGGGCCATCACCGCCATTCCGTTCCTGGGCGAACACAACGACCTGGCGATCCAGAGCAAGCAGAGCTTCATGATCCGCTTCGGCACGCGTTCGGTGCTGTGCATCGCCGATTCGTGCAACCTGGACCCGCGCCTTTACGAACATGTCTTCCGCCTCGCCGGCAAGCCGGACACGCTGTTCGTCGGGATGGAAACCGAGGGCGCGCCGCCGTCATGGGTCTATGGCCCGCTGTTTCCCGACGCGCTGCCGCGCGACATCGATCGGTCGCGCCGTGCGCGGGGCTGCCAGTTCGGCGAGGCCGCCGCGCTGGTGGACGACTTCGCGTTCAACGCGGCGTACGTCTATGCGATGGGTCAGGAGCCGTGGCTGAACCACCTCCTCGACAACACCTTCGACGAAAACTCGCCCAGCCATATCCAGTCCACCCAGTTCGTCGCGCACTGCAAGGCCAAGGGCATCGCTTCCGAAATCCTGTACGCGACGAGGGAGATCGTGCTTTGTCAGAACTGA